Sequence from the Kineosporia succinea genome:
AAGCGGAAAGGACGCCGCGCAGATGGGGACACCCGGCACCTAGGAGCTGACTCCTTCAGGTGCTTATTCTGGTAGGCGGACCACAGAACGTATTCTGCCAATTGCTCGTGTCAATCACGTGCTCAACGGACGGAAACTCCGATGGTTCCCATCGATGCGCAGGCCACTGAGACAACTGACGATTCCGTTGTCACCGGAGAATGGCTTCGCCACAACGAAGACGTGGCCTGGAAAGACTTCGAGCCGTCGGCCTACTGGCACCACAACTACGCGTCCCTGCGTGAAGACGACCGGGCCATTCTCGAGCACGTCGGTGGATTCTTCTCCGAGTACCACCGCGAGCACCCACGCGTCGCCGGGGGGCCGCGCGTGACCGGCATCGACGTCGGCTCCGGCTCGAACCTGTACCCGGCGCTGGCCATGCTGCCCTGGGCCGACGAGATCCTGCTCACCGACCACTCCCCCTCGAACGTCGCCTGGCTACGCGGCGCACTGGCCGGGCAGCAGCCCGACACCGACGCCGACGGCGCCTGGGTGTGGCTGCCGTTCTGGGAGACCCTGCGTGCCTACGACGGTTACGACGCGGCCACCGACCCGCGCCGGGAACTCACCCGGCGGTGCTCGGTCGAGCAGCGCGACGTCTTCCAGCTCCAGGCCGACGGCCGGTTCGGCATCGGCACCATGTTCTTCGTCGCCGAGTCGCTCACCTCCTACGAGAACGAGTTCGAGGAGGCCACCGAGCACTTCCTGCGGTCGCTGGCTCCCGGTGCCCCGTTCGCCGCCGCCTTCATGGACAAGTCGCTCGGCTACGTCGTGGGCGACAAGTCGTTCCCCGCCGTGCGTGAGGTCGACTCCCTCCGCGTCGACGTGACGCTCCGGCAATTCGGGGCGAAGGCGCGGGTCACCAAGATCCCGGTGCCCGGCAACGACCCGCTGCGCGACGGGTACGACGGCATGATCATCGCCGTGGGAACCACGGCATAGTCCGAAACCACTGCTGGGGATGGTGCTTCGCCGATGCTGCTCGAACCCCGTGACCAGATCCTCGACATCTGGCGCGCGTCGCTGCGCTACTCCTACCGCACCGGCGAGTGGAACTGGGCCGGCAACTCGATCAGCGACGCCGAGCAGCTGCTGTGCATCCTCTACCCGGCCACCGCCGTGCCCACCCTGGGGTTCGACCAGCCCGACCTGATGGGCGAG
This genomic interval carries:
- a CDS encoding SCO2525 family SAM-dependent methyltransferase, whose product is MAWKDFEPSAYWHHNYASLREDDRAILEHVGGFFSEYHREHPRVAGGPRVTGIDVGSGSNLYPALAMLPWADEILLTDHSPSNVAWLRGALAGQQPDTDADGAWVWLPFWETLRAYDGYDAATDPRRELTRRCSVEQRDVFQLQADGRFGIGTMFFVAESLTSYENEFEEATEHFLRSLAPGAPFAAAFMDKSLGYVVGDKSFPAVREVDSLRVDVTLRQFGAKARVTKIPVPGNDPLRDGYDGMIIAVGTTA